ACTCAATCGCATGAAGATCGTCGAGCAGTTGCAGGCCAGCCGCCCCGGCGTCGTGCACCTGTTCGACCAGCTGGTCACCACAGAGCCGCCAGGCCTTTATCTGACGAGCTTCGTACAGAAGGGCAACACGATCGCCCTGGCGGGACGCGCCGATTCCAACGCGCGCGTCTCGACCTACATGCGGCAACTCGACGCTTCGCCCTGGTTCGCCAACGCCAAGCTGGACCTGATCGTCACCAAAAGCACCGAGATCGGCAAGGTCAGTGACTTCAATCTGACCGTGCAGCAAACCATGCCCAGCACCAAGGGCCATGCCGACAAGAAGGGGCCGTGACATGAATCTCAGCAGCCTGCGCGAAATCGATCTCAATGAACTGCGCCAGATCGATCTCAACAACATCGGTACAGCGCCACGCTGGGTGCGCAACACCCTGCTCCTGGTCCTTTTCGTGGCGATCCTGGCCGCCGGCTACCACTTCGACACCAGCGACCAGCGCGTAACGCTCGAGCGCGCAAAGGCACAGGAGACAGCGCTGCGAAACGAGTTGGTCTTCAAGGCCCGGCGCGCCGCAAATCTCAAGACTTACGAGCAACAGCTGGCCGAAATGAAGCGCTCGTTCGGCAAAATGCTGCAGCAGCTGCCCAACAAGACCGAGATACCGGGTCTACTCGTCGACATTTCCCAAACTGCGTTGTCTAGCGGATTGGAAATAGACCTGTTTCGGCCCGAGCCCGAGCAAAAGAAGGGCTTCTACGCAATCAAGCCCATTCAGATTCAGGCCAAGGGCACCTATCCCGAATTCGCGCACTTCGTCAGCCAGATAGCCGCGCTGCCGCGTATCGTGACTCTGGGCGACATCAGCATGCAGCCGATCAAGAAAGGCTCCCCCATCCTCTCCATGAGCGTCGTGGCCAGAACCTACCGTTATCTGCCCGACCACGGGGATCAGTGACATGACCCAACTCGCCGATACCAGACACGATGCCAAGAATGGCCGACCTGCCCACCTGATGCGGGCAGCGAAGCTGGTCGCGACCGCCGCCCTGGCCGCAGGCCTGGCCGGTTGCGGGCATAGCATGTCCGACCTGCAGCACTGGGTGGCCGAACAGGTGGCGAAGCCCGGAGGCCGCGTACCGCCAATTCCGGAGGTGCCGCCTTACAAGAGCTATACCTATCCCGGCCACACCAAGAGTCCGTTTGACAGCAAGATCCTGCTGGAGCTTTACAACGCGGCTCACCGCAGCAATGTGAAAATCAACCCGCACCGCCCGCGGCAATACCTGGAGCAGTTCCCGCTGGACAGCCTGAAAATGGTCGGCACACTGGTCGACCACGGCACCACCTGGGCGCTCATCCAGACCCCCGACGGCACGATCGAGAGAACCAAGGTGGGTAATTACATGGGCCAGCACGACGGCAAGATCACTGCCATCACCAGCGACAGCGTCAAACTGCGGGAAATCGTTCCGGACGGCTTCGGCGGCCTCAAGGAACAACCCGTTTCGATCGCGATGGGCCAGACCAAATGAGGACAACAATCATGTTTCACGCGACGGCTAAGGGGGCCCTCCCCGCCACTTCGACGCCCCGGTCCAACCGGAGAGCAAGGGGACTGCTCGTCTTCATGGCCGGCCTCATGGCGATTTGCGCATGGCCCGTCATGGCCGCGGCCAACACCCTGAAATCCATCGAAAGCCACCAGTTGCCGAACAATCAGCTCCAGGTCGTGCTGGATTTCGCCTCGGCTCCAGCCAAGCCGCTTGGTTTCAGTATCGAGAACCCCGCCAAGATCGCCCTGGACTTCACCCACACGCGCATGGGGCTGAGTCAGCGGATGTACACCGTCAATACCGGGACCGTCCGCAGCATCGCTGCCGCCGAAGCCGGCGATCGCACGCGGCTGGTGTTCAACCTGACCCGCCCGGCGCCATACACGACCCGCGTCGAGGGCCACCGCGTCATCGTCACGATCGGACATGGCGGACAGGAAGGCACGATGGAGACGGCGGCGACGGTGCAGACCACCCGTTTCGGCAGCCAGGAAGATACGTCAAGCGCCAGCCGGTCCAAAATCACCGACATCGAATTCCACCGCGGCAAGGACGGAGGCGGGCTGATCACGCTCACGCTGAGCAACCCCAACCAGGTCATCGACCTCACCCAGCAGGCCGGCAAGGTCGTGGTCGAAGCCCATGACGCCAGCCTCTCCCGGGCGCTGCAGCGCCGCATGGTGGTCACCGACTTCGGGACGCCCGTCGAGCGCATCGATAGTCTGCAGGACGGCCGCAACGTCAAGCTGGTGATCGCCGCGAGCGGCGATTACGAGCAGCTCGCCTACCAGGCGGACAACAAGTTCACCGTGGATATCAAGCCCGTGGCCACGAAGGCCAATGGCGGCGCCGGCTCGCAACCCGTCTACAAGGGCCAGCGCATCTCGCTCAATTTCCAGAACATCCCGGTCCGTTCAGTGCTGCAGCTGCTGGCCGATTTCACCGGCCTCAACATCGTCGTCAGCGACGCTGTGACGGGCAGCGTCACGCTGCGCCTCAAGAATGTTCCCTGGGATCAGGCGCTGGCCATCATCCTGCAAGCCAAGGGGCTCGCCGAAAAGCGCAGCGGCAATGTGATCATGATCGCCCCCGCCAGCGTGATCGAGGCCCAGGACCAGCAGCAGATACGCGCACAACGGGCCCAGGAGCAGTTGGCGCCACTGCACACCGAAATCTTCCAGGTACGCTATGCCAAGGCCGCCACGCTGGCCGCGCTGCTGCAATCCATCCGCAGCACGCAAAGCAGCAGCAATACGGGCAACAACACCCAGACCAATACCGGCGTGTCCGGGCTTTCCTCGCGCGGCTCGGTGGTCGCCGATCCGCGCACCAACTCGCTGATCATACGCGACACTGACCAGGGGCTGGCCAACGTCGCCAAACTGATCCAACGCCTTGACGTACCAGTCAAGCAGGTGCTTATCGGTTCCCGCCTGGTGGTCGCCAAACAGGGCTTCAGCCGCGATCTCGGCGTGACCTTCGGTTCGGTCAACAATCCCCAAACCGCGACGACGCCGGGCGGTGGCGTCACCATCGGATCGCAACGTTACGGCATCGGCGGCTATCCTGCCGGCAACAATCAGTACAACCAGTTCAACGTCAACCTGCCCGCCGCCAGTCCGACCAGCACCTTCGGCCTGACCCTGGTCAAACTCGGGCAGACCTTCAATCTGAGCCTGCAGCTGTCGGCGGCCGAAGCGGAAAATCAGATCCGCCAGATATCCAATCCGCGCGTGATCACCGCCAACGACACCCAGGCGATGATTCAGCAGGGCGTGCAAATCCCCTACCAGCAGGCCTCCTCCAGCGGCGCCACCAACGTGTCCTTCAAGACCGCAGCCCTCAAGCTGCTGGTCACGCCGCACATCACGCCGAACAACCGCGTACTGATGGAGCTCGACGTCAGCAATGACAGCGTCGGCGGACTCTACAGCGGCGTACCCAGCATCAACACCCAGGAGGTCAAGACACAGGTGATGGTCGACAACGGCCAGACGGTCGTGCTCGGCGGCATCTACCAGCACGACACCAGCAAAACCGTCAACAAGGTGCCTTTCTTCGGCGATCTGCCCGTGCTCGGCACCCTGTTCCGCGAGAACAGCACCTCGAACACCAAAACCGAACTGCTGATCTTCATCACGCCCAAGATCATCGACAACAATCTCAGCCTGTCGCAGTGATCGTCGGACGCCCGGCGGGCAGTCCCGCCGGGCATACGCCCCGCAGCCCATGAATGCAATGCGTAACATTTTTCTGGTCGGCCCGATGGGTGCGGGCAAGACGACCATCGGACGCAAACTCGCACCGGCGCTCGGGCTGTCTTTCTACGACAGCGACGAAGCCATCATCACGCGAACCGGCGTCGACATCGCCACCATTTTCGACATCGAGGGCGAATCCGGTTTCCGCGAGCGCGAAAGTCGCATCATCGACGAACTCACCCAGCATGACGGCATTGTCCTCGCCACCGGCGGCGGCGCGGTGCTGCGCGCCGACAATCGCGAACACCTCAAGGCACGGGGGCGGGTGGTTTATCTCACCGTGCCGATCGAGCTGCAGCTCAAGCGCACCCGGCGCGACAGCCAGCGCCCGCTGCTACAAACCGCGAACCCGCGCGAGCGACTGGAGTCCCTACAGCGCGAACGCGAACCGCTCTACCGTTCCATTGCCGACATCGTGGTCGACACCGCCGCCAACGACAGCCGCCGCCTGGCCCGTGAATTGATCCAGCGTCTGTCCAGTCCGGACTGAATCTATCCACCCGAACAGACGATGTTTTAGTATGTGCGCATGATTTCACTGAACGTCGACCTGGGCGAACGCACATACCCGATCCTGATCGGGCCGAACCTGCTGGACGATCCCGAGCCGCTGCGCCGGGCGATCGGCGGTGTCAGCGCGGTCGTCGTCAGCAACGAGACCGTTGCACCGCTGTATCTCGAGCGCGTGCAAGCTCATCTCGCAGGCTTGCGTCACGAGGCCGTCGTGCTGCCGGATGGCGAAGCCTACAAGACCCTCGACATCCTGGACCCTATCTACAGCGCGCTGCTCAAAGGCCGCCATGACCGTCACACCACCCTGATTGCATTGGGCGGCGGCGTTATCGGCGACATTACCGGATTCGCGGCGGCCACCTATCAGCGCGGCGTCAATTTCGTGCAGATTCCAACCACGCTGCTGGCGCAGGTCGATTCGTCCGTCGGCGGCAAGACCGGCGTCAACCACCCGTTCGGCAAAAACATGATCGGCGCCTTCCATCAGCCTCGCGCCGTCATCATCGACACCCGCACGCTCGACACCCTGCCCGACCGCGAACTAAGTGCCGGCATCGCTGAAGTCATCAAATACGGCCTGATCAACGACGCCCCTTTCTTCGAATGGCTCGAACGCCATATGGACGATCTGCTCGCGAGGGAACCCGCGGCGCTCTCCCATGCGATCGAACGTTCCTGCCTGAACAAGGCGCGTATCGTGGCCGCCGACGAACGCGAGGCCGGCGCACGAGCCCTGCTCAATCTTGGCCACACCTTCGGCCATGCCATCGAGACCGGTATGGGCTACGGACAGTGGCTGCACGGCGAGGCCGTCGCCTGCGGGATGCTCATGGCCGCGACGATGTCGGCCGAACTGGGCTGGCTGCCGCATACCGAGGTGGCACGCCTGCGCACGCTGCTGCTGCGTACCCACCTACCGGTCACACCGCCCGCGGAGCTCGCGCCCGAGCGTTTCCGCGCGCTGATGGCGGTCGACAAGAAGGTCATCGACGGCGCCTTGCGCCTGGTGCTGCTGCGCGCCATCGGGCAGGCGCTGGTCACGGCGGATTTCGACCCCGCCGCGCTTGAACGCACATTGGCAACCCCAGCCGCCGCATGAGCATGGCGGCCCAGTCGCTCGCCCCATACGCCGCCCACGAATCCGCGTCCCGCGGCCGTCGCCACCCGGAACCTGGCCCCGGCATGCGTGGCCAGTTCCAGCGCGACCGCGACCGCATCGTCCACTGCGCCGCCTTTCGTCGGCTTGAATACAAGACCCAGGTCTTCATCAACCATGAAGGCGACCTTTATCGCACCCGTCTGACGCACTCTTTGGAAGTCGCCCAGATCGCGCGGACCGCCGCGCGTGCGCTCGCGCTCAACGAAGATCTCACCGAAGCCATCGCGCTCGCCCACGACCTCGGCCATACGCCCTTCGGGCACGCCGGGCAGGACGCCCTGAATCAGCTGATGCAACCCTTTGGCGGCTTCGAACACAATCTGCAGTCGCTACGCGTGGTCGACGCACTGGAAGAGAAATACGCCGAGTTCGACGGCCTCAACCTCTGCTTCGAAACCCGCGAGGGCATACTCAAGCACTGCCGCAAGGATGTTGCCGCCGGGCTCGGCGCCCTGGGCGAGCGCTTCATAAGCGGCGGGCAGCCCAGTCTCGAGGCGCAGCTGACCAATCTCGCCGACGAAATCGCCTACAACAACCACGACATCGACGACGGCCTGCGCGCTGGCCTGATTTTCATCGAGCAACTGCGGCCGCTGCCCCTGTTCGGCGAAGCCTACGAAACCGTGACCGGTCGCTACCCGGGCCTCGGTGAACGCCGCGTGGTGCACGAGGTCATACGTCGCATGATCGGCCGACTGGTCAACGATCTTGTCGAAACCTCGCGCGCGCGCATTGCCGCCGCGGCCCCTCTGGATTGCGACGCGGTACGCGCACAGCGGGAACCGCTGATTGCGTTCAGCCCCGCCATCCGGGTCGCCAACCTGGCGCTCAAGCGCTTTCTGCACGCTCATCTTTACCGTCACGAGCGGGTCCGCAAACTCACCGACGAGGCCAAGCGCATCGTCGCCGAGCTGTTCGTCGCCTACCGCACGGCACCCGAGCAGCTCCCCGCCGACACACGCGACAAGCTGCAACGCGCCGTACACGAAACGGCCCGCGCGCGCGTCGTCGCCGATTACATCGCCGGCATGACCGACCGCTATGCCTACGCCGAACACGCACGCATCCATGCCGCTGCCGATGTCTGAAGACTATCTCGACACCCCCGGCCTGGGCATGCTGCGCAACGTGATCCGCGATTATCTCGCGGGGCACTCCCCGCCCATCGTCATACAAGGCGAACCCGGTGCGGGCAAGACGGCCCTGTTGCGTCGGCTGATGCGCGAGCTCGGCAGCGATTTCGACATCTGCAGCTTCGCCGCGGACCGCCCGGCAGGCGCACCGTCGCTGCACAAAACCATCCTCCGGCGGTGGCTGCCCGATGGCCCGCTCGACGCGAGTACACGCCATCTTTTCCAACATCTGTGCGACACGCCCACGGCGCGCGCACGCCTGCTACTGATCGACGACGCCGAACGCCTTTCGCGCGCTGAAATCAAGGGTGTGCTGGGGCTCAAGCAGGCGCTTGCCCACTACGGCGGCATCCCGTTGGGCCTCGTCCTGTGCGGAAACGCGACGCTGGAACCACGCGTTGCCGCTCTCGCCGCGGAAGTGACGCCCAACCTGCTTCCCGTCTGTCTCGGATTGCGGCCGTTCACGCGCCAGGAATCCGAACAACTGGCGCGCAACCGAGGCTATGAGCCCTCGCCCACCGCCATGGCACGGCTCCATCGCAGCAGCGGCGGCTTGCCCGGCCAGCTCGTTCATCAACTCGGCGACACGGGCAGGCGGCACACGCCTGGCACGAGGCTGCTACGTCTCCTGCGCCTGTTCGCTGTCGGCGCCATTGCGGCCGCCTTGCTGCTGCCGTCATCGCCACGATCCGACGCCACTCGGACGCAGTCAATCCCGCTGCCACCGGAAACCGCATCCGCACAGCCGTCCACCGGCACCGCTGGCAGCGACATTCGTCGCCCCTACGCGTACGGGCGCGCCCCGGGCGCCCTGAGTCGTTACAGCGCCGGCGAATTGAACCCGGCGACAGCCCAGCACTATACTGATCGGCCGAATTGAAAAAAACCTAGCATCAGGAGTCGCGAAGCATGTCGGCCCATACCCCCATCGGCGGTCTCTATCGCCCTGAATTCGAGCGTGACAACTGTGGCTTCGGCCTGATCGCCCATATGGACGGACGACCGAGTCACTGGGTGCTCGAAACGGCGATACACGCACTGGAGCGACTGACTCATCGGGGCGCCGTGGCTGCTGACGGCAAGACGGGCGACGGCTGCGGCCTGCTGCTCAAGACGCCGACGCCGTTTCTACGCGCCCTGGCCAGCGAGCAGGGCTTCCATCTGGGCGAACGCTTTGCCGCCGGCATGGTGTTTCTAAGCACCGATCCGCAGACGGCCGCAATCGCCCGCCAGACCCTGGAGCAGGCGCTGCAGGCCAGTGGCCTTTGCACCGCTGGCTGGCGCGTCGTGCCCACCGACCCTGCCGCCTGCGGCGAAGAGGCGCTGCGTTCGCTGCCCGCCATCGAACAGATCTACGTGAACGCGCCTGCCGAAATGGACGACGCCGGCTTTGAGCGTGCGCTATTCGTTGCGCGGCGGCGCGCGGAGCACGCCCTCGCGGGCCGGGACGACACATTCTACGTATCCAGCCTGTCGGCGCGCGTCCTCAGCTACAAGGGCCTGGTGATGCCGGCGTACCTGACGCGTTTTTATCCCGATCTGCGCGATCCGCGCCTGGAGACCGCCCTGTGCGTGTTTCACCAGCGCTTTTCGACCAACACACTGCCGCAGTGGCGCCTCGCGCAACCTTTCCGCCTTCTCGCCCACAACGGCGAGATCAACACCATCCGCGGCAACCGCAACTGGGCCCGCACGCGTGCGCACACGCTCTCCAGCCCCCACCTGCCGGATCTTTCCGAATTCGGCCCGCTGGTATCCATGGAGGGCTCGGACTCGAGCTCGCTCGACAACATGCTGGAGATCATGCTCGCAGGCGACATCGACATGTTCCGCGCCATGCGCCTGCTGATGCCGCCGGCGTGGCAGAACATGCAGCATGTCGACACCGACCTGCGCGCCTTTTACGAATATCACTCCATGCACATGGAGCCATGGGACGGCCCTGCAGGCGTCGTGCTCACCGACGGGCGCCATGCCGCCTGCTGCCTGGACCGCAACGGCCTGCGCCCCGCACGCTACGTCATCACCCGCGACCGCCACATCACGCTCGCCTCGGAAATCGGCGTCTACGACTACGCACCCGAGGATGTCGTGACCAAGGGCCGACTCAAGCCGGGCGAGATGCTCGCGGTCGACACCGAGACCGGCGAACTCCTGCTGCCAGAAACCATCAACGAGCGCCTCAAGAACCGCCAGCCCTATCGCAGCTGGCTCGACCAGCACTCAAGAAGCCTGCCCCGGCTCGACGACGAGGCCTCGGTCGCGCCGGCCATGGACCCCGAACGCCTGCGCACCTACGAAAAACTGTTCAACCTGAGTTTCGAGGAACGCGATCAGGTGCTGCGCGTGCTCGCAGAGGCCGGGCAGGAAGCGGTCGGTTCGATGGGCGACGACACCCCTTATCCCGTGTTCTCGCGGCAGGTGCGTTCCCTGTTCGACAACTTCCGCCAGCAGTTCGCCCAGGTGACCAACCCGCCGATCGATCCGCTGCGCGAGCGGGTCGTGATGTCGCTCGAAACCAATCTCGGCCACGAGCGCAACCTGTTCGAGGAAAGCCCGGACCACGCGGCGCGCCTGGTCATGAGCTCGCCGCTGCTCTCGGAAATGCGCCTGCAGCAACTGCTCGACCTGCCCTATGACGACCTGCGCAACCATCGGATCGACCTCAATGTGGCGCAGGGCCGCGATCTTAAAACGGCCATACAGGCTATCTGCCAGGAGGCCGAGCAGGCCGTGCGCGACGGCGCCGTGCTGCTGGTGCTGTCCGATCGTGACATCGCACCGGACCGCATACCACTCCCCGCGGTGCTCGCCACCGGCGCGGTTCATCATCACCTAATCAACCGCGGGCTGCGCTGCCGCGCCAATCTCATCGTCGACACGGCCACCGCGCGCGACCCGCACCAGATCGCGGTACTGATCGGCTACGGCGCCACCGCGGTTTGCCCCTACCTGGCCCTGCAATCCCTGCACGGGCTGCGTCGCAGCGGAGAGATCACGGACAAGACTGACGGCGAGCTGGCCACGGCCTACCGCCGCGGCATCCACAAGAGCCTGTACAAGATCATGTCCAAGATGGGCATTTCGACCATCGCCAGCTATCGCGGCGCGCAGCTGTTCGAGATCGTCGGCCTGCACCACGAAATCGTCGACACCTGCTTCCCCGGCTCCGTCAGCCGCGTGCAGGGCATGAATTTCGAAGACGTCGCGGAGGATCTAGAAAAACTGTCCCGCCTGGCCTGGAATCCACGCAAACAGACCGCCCAGGGCGGGTTGCTCAAATATATCCATGGCGGCGAATACCATGCCTACAACCCCGACGTGGTGCAGACACTGCACCGCGCAGTGGTGTCCGGCGACTACCGCGACTGGGAGGCGCACGCCGCCCTGATCAACGGACGCCCGCCCATGGTGCTGCGCGACCTGCTGAAGCTGCGCGAAGACACGCCTTCGGTCCCCCTGGACGAAGTCGAATCCATCGATGCCATCGTCAAGCGCTTCGATTCGGCCGGCATGTCGCTCGGCGCGCTGTCGCCGGAGGCGCACGAGACCCTGGCCGCGGCCATGAACCGTCTCGGTGCGCGCTCCAACTCCGGCGAGGGCGGCGAGGACGCGGAACGCTTCGGCACCGAGCGCATGTCCAAGATCAAGCAGATCGCCTCCGGCCGTTTCGGCGTGACGCCGCACTACCTCGTCAACGCCGAAGTGCTGCAGATCAAGGTCGCCCAGGGCGCCAAGCCCGGCGAAGGCGGCCAGTTGCCCGGACACAAGGTCAACGAGATGATCGCGAAGCTGCGCTTCGCGCGCCCGGGCGTTGCCTTGATCTCGCCGCCGCCGCATCACGACATCTACTCGATCGAGGACCTCGCGCAGCTCATCTTCGATCTCAAGCAGGTCAATCCGCAGGCGCTGGTGTCGGTCAAGCTGGTCGCCGAAGCCGGTGTCGGCACCATCGCCGCGGGCGTGGCCAAGGCCTATGCCGACCTCATCACCATCTCCGGCTACGACGGCGGCACCGGCGCCAGCCCGCTGACCTCCGTCAAATATGCCGGCGGCCCCTGGGAGCTCGGCCTGACCGAGGCCCACCAGACCCTGCGCGCCAACAACCTGCGCGACAAGGTACGCCTGCAGACCGACGGCGGTCTCAAGACCGGCCTCGACGTGATCAAGGCCGCCATCCTCGGCGCCGAAAGCTTCGGCTTCGGCACCGGCCCGATGATCGCCATGGGCTGCAAGTACCTGCGTATCTGCCATCTGAACAACTGCGCCACCGGCGTCGCCACCCAGGACAAGGTACTGCGCATGAACCACTTCGTCGGCAAGGTCGACATGGTGGTCAACTACTTCCGTTTCATCGCCGAGGAAACCCGTCGGTGGATGGCCAAGCTCGGCGTGCGCAGCCTGACCGACCTCATCGGCCGCACCGACCTGCTGGAAATCATCCCCGGCGACACCCCTCGCCAGGCCCGACTGGACCTGGCGCCGGTGCTGTCCGATGCCGGCGTGGCACCCGAGGTGCCGCGCTTCTGCGTGGAGCCGCACAACGCGCCCTTCGACCGCGGCGAGCTGGCCGAACGCATGGTTGCCGACATGCTGCAGGCCATCGAGTCCGGCCAGGGCGGCGAGTTCCACTACGATATCCGCAACGTCAACCGCTCGATCGGTGCTCGCGTCTCCGGTGAAATCGCCCGTCGCCACGGCAACTACGGCATGTCCGACAACCCGATCACGGTGCATCTCAAGGGTACCGCGGGGCAGAGTTTCGGCGTCTGGAACGCCGGTGGCCTGCACCTTCACCTTGAAGGCGACGCCAACGACTACGTCGGCAAGGGCATGGCCGCAGGCAAGATCGTGATCCACCCGCCGGCCGGAAGCCAGTTCAACAGCCATGAGGCGGCCATCATCGGCAACACCTGCCTGTACGGCGCCACCGGCGGCAAGCTGTTCGCTGCGGGCATTGCCGGCGAGCGTTTCTGCGTGCGCAACTCCGGCGCCACCGCCGTGGTCGAGGGCGCAGGCGACCATGCCTGCGAATACATGACCGGCGGCGTGGTCGCGGTACTCGGACGCACCGGGGTCAACTTCGGCGCCGGCATGACCGGCGGCTTTGCCCTCGTGCTCGACCTCGACAACCAATTCGTCGACCGCTGCAACCACGAGCTGATCGACCTCCACCGCCTCGACCCCGAGCACATGGAGGCGCCACGCGCCTTCCTGCGTGGCCTGCTGGAGGAATACCATGCCGAAACGGGCAGTCCCTGGGCGGCCGAGATACTGGCCAACTTCAAGCGCTATCTGCCGAAGTTCTGGCTGGTCAAGCCGCGCGCCTCGGACCTGGCCGGGCTGATCAGCACGCTCAGCGAGGCCGCCTGAACACGACCTGGCTGGTCGCGGTCCGCCGCGACCAGCCCCGTTATCGTCTCAACAGGGCCTGACGTACATGGCTCGCATACCGCAGCCGTTCATCGACGAGCTCCTCGCCCGCGCCGACATCGTCGAGATCATCCATGCGCGTGTGCCGCTCAAGCGCGCCGGCCACGAATTCAAGGCCTGCTGCCCCTTCCACAACGAAAAAACGCCCTCCTTCTACGTCAGCCCGCAGAAGCAGTTTTATCACTGCTTCGGCTGCGGCGCCCATGGTACCGCGCTTGGCTTCCTGATCGAACACGACCGCCTCGACTTCGTCGAAGCCGTGGAGACACTGGCTGCCTCCCTCGGGCTTGACGTGCCACGCGAAGGTGGTGCGACCGAGGAACCGGGGCGGCGCGACGAACGCGAGGCGCTTTACCGCTGCCTGGAGGACGCGGCCGGCTGGTTCAAACAACAATTGCGCAACCATCCACCGGCCATCGACTATCTCAAACAACGTGGGCTGGACGGTGAAATCGCCGCACGCTTCGGCCTCGGCTATGCGCCGGCAGCCTGGGAAGCGCTACGCAAGGCGCTCGA
The Acidihalobacter prosperus DNA segment above includes these coding regions:
- the gltB gene encoding glutamate synthase large subunit; its protein translation is MSAHTPIGGLYRPEFERDNCGFGLIAHMDGRPSHWVLETAIHALERLTHRGAVAADGKTGDGCGLLLKTPTPFLRALASEQGFHLGERFAAGMVFLSTDPQTAAIARQTLEQALQASGLCTAGWRVVPTDPAACGEEALRSLPAIEQIYVNAPAEMDDAGFERALFVARRRAEHALAGRDDTFYVSSLSARVLSYKGLVMPAYLTRFYPDLRDPRLETALCVFHQRFSTNTLPQWRLAQPFRLLAHNGEINTIRGNRNWARTRAHTLSSPHLPDLSEFGPLVSMEGSDSSSLDNMLEIMLAGDIDMFRAMRLLMPPAWQNMQHVDTDLRAFYEYHSMHMEPWDGPAGVVLTDGRHAACCLDRNGLRPARYVITRDRHITLASEIGVYDYAPEDVVTKGRLKPGEMLAVDTETGELLLPETINERLKNRQPYRSWLDQHSRSLPRLDDEASVAPAMDPERLRTYEKLFNLSFEERDQVLRVLAEAGQEAVGSMGDDTPYPVFSRQVRSLFDNFRQQFAQVTNPPIDPLRERVVMSLETNLGHERNLFEESPDHAARLVMSSPLLSEMRLQQLLDLPYDDLRNHRIDLNVAQGRDLKTAIQAICQEAEQAVRDGAVLLVLSDRDIAPDRIPLPAVLATGAVHHHLINRGLRCRANLIVDTATARDPHQIAVLIGYGATAVCPYLALQSLHGLRRSGEITDKTDGELATAYRRGIHKSLYKIMSKMGISTIASYRGAQLFEIVGLHHEIVDTCFPGSVSRVQGMNFEDVAEDLEKLSRLAWNPRKQTAQGGLLKYIHGGEYHAYNPDVVQTLHRAVVSGDYRDWEAHAALINGRPPMVLRDLLKLREDTPSVPLDEVESIDAIVKRFDSAGMSLGALSPEAHETLAAAMNRLGARSNSGEGGEDAERFGTERMSKIKQIASGRFGVTPHYLVNAEVLQIKVAQGAKPGEGGQLPGHKVNEMIAKLRFARPGVALISPPPHHDIYSIEDLAQLIFDLKQVNPQALVSVKLVAEAGVGTIAAGVAKAYADLITISGYDGGTGASPLTSVKYAGGPWELGLTEAHQTLRANNLRDKVRLQTDGGLKTGLDVIKAAILGAESFGFGTGPMIAMGCKYLRICHLNNCATGVATQDKVLRMNHFVGKVDMVVNYFRFIAEETRRWMAKLGVRSLTDLIGRTDLLEIIPGDTPRQARLDLAPVLSDAGVAPEVPRFCVEPHNAPFDRGELAERMVADMLQAIESGQGGEFHYDIRNVNRSIGARVSGEIARRHGNYGMSDNPITVHLKGTAGQSFGVWNAGGLHLHLEGDANDYVGKGMAAGKIVIHPPAGSQFNSHEAAIIGNTCLYGATGGKLFAAGIAGERFCVRNSGATAVVEGAGDHACEYMTGGVVAVLGRTGVNFGAGMTGGFALVLDLDNQFVDRCNHELIDLHRLDPEHMEAPRAFLRGLLEEYHAETGSPWAAEILANFKRYLPKFWLVKPRASDLAGLISTLSEAA